A window from Gallus gallus isolate bGalGal1 chromosome 5, bGalGal1.mat.broiler.GRCg7b, whole genome shotgun sequence encodes these proteins:
- the CHAC1 gene encoding glutathione-specific gamma-glutamylcyclotransferase 1 — protein MKRDAQSTQEYPARPEGPEPPAAPSSSDPAAELEPRLWIFGYGSLVWRPGFEFTSRKVGFIRGYSRRFWQGDTFHRGSERAPGRVVTLLEDRGACTWGVAYEVCGEQQVAASLQYLNVREAVLGGYDTKLVSFHPQEKEAGEPIQALVYIATPQNPSYLGPASEEDIAAQIIVSRGCAGHNVEYLLRLVDFMRYFCPQVEDKHLFSIEEALIALLPCLCHSEKALEEAPGVPQKAERDNFLQGSSRRDETVGTA, from the exons ATGAAACGGGACGCGCAGAGCACCCAGGAGTACCCGGCCCGGCCCGAGGGGCCGGAGCCGCCCGCGGCACCCTCTTCCTCGGACCCGGCCGCGGAGCTCGAGCCGCGGCTGTGGATCTTCGGGTACGGCTCGCTGGTGTGGAGGCCGGGCTTCGAGTTCACGTCGCGGAAGGTGGGCTTCATCCGCGGCTACAGCCGGCGCTTCTGGCAGGGGGACACCTTCCACCGCGGCAGCGAGCGAGCG cccggccgGGTGGTGACGCTGCTGGAGGACCGCGGG GCGTGCACGTGGGGCGTCGCCTACGAGGTGTGCGGGGAGCAGCAGGTCGCCGCCTCGCTGCAGTACCTGAACGTGCGCGAAGCCGTGCTGGGAGGCTACGACACCAAGCTGGTCAGCTTCCACCCGCAGGAGAAGGAGGCGGGGGAGCCCATCCAGGCTCTCGTCTACATCGCCACGCCGCAGAACCCCTCCTACCTCGGCCCGGCCTCCGAAGAAGACATCGCGGCGCAGATCATCGTCTCGAGGGGCTGTGCGGGCCACAACGTGGAGTACCTCCTGCGGCTGGTGGACTTCATGCGCTACTTCTGCCCGCAGGTGGAGGACAAGCACCTGTTCTCCATCGAAGAGGCCCTCATcgccctcctgccctgcctgtgCCACTCAGAGAAAGCCCTGGAGGAAGCGCCCGGCGTCCCGCAGAAGGCCGAAAGGGACAACTTCTTGCAGGGCTCCAGCAGGAGGGACGAAACGGTGGGGACAGCCTGA